A stretch of the Macaca mulatta isolate MMU2019108-1 chromosome 14, T2T-MMU8v2.0, whole genome shotgun sequence genome encodes the following:
- the SMCO4 gene encoding single-pass membrane and coiled-coil domain-containing protein 4 → MRQLKGKPKKETSKDKKERKQAMQEARQQITTVVLPTLAVVVLLIVVFVYVATRPTITE, encoded by the coding sequence ATGCGGCAGCTCAAAGGGAAGCCCAAGAAGGAGACCTCCAAGGACAAGAAGGAGCGGAAGCAAGCCATGCAGGAGGCCCGGCAGCAGATCACCACAGTGGTGCTGCCCACGCTGGCCGTGGTCGTGCTCTTGATCGTGGTGTTTGTGTACGTGGCCACGCGCCCCACCATCACCGAGTGA